Proteins co-encoded in one Plasmodium reichenowi strain SY57 chromosome 10, whole genome shotgun sequence genomic window:
- a CDS encoding phosphoglucomutase, putative, whose amino-acid sequence MENIKNEQVMKFLELWNIFKKPQYLIDETIEILKKNDEEELKCLFLKRLNFGTAGLRGKMGVGFNAMNVVTIMQTTQGLCSYLINTYGLNLCKNRGIIFGFDGRYHSESFAHVAASVCLSKGFRVYLFAQTVATPILCYSNLKKNCLCGVMVTASHNPKLDNGYKVYASNGAQIIPPVDKNISNCILNNLEPWKDAYEYLNENFYLKDTSLVEDIYFEMYDSFMDDLKHEFNFNCYRNSRTKLAIVYSPMHGIGRKFVQGIMHVVGFNNLLTVPQQALPDSDFSTVSFPNPEEKGALDMSMELADKVCSPIVVANDPDADRFACAEKFNNKWKVFSGDELGIIFAYHLMKQYEKKNIDKSKHVFLCTVVCSRMLKKLCEKYGYKYDETLTGFKWLINKAIEYNEQNYTILYCYEEALGHALTRHVKDKCGISALGYWIEIAVYLYENNLTFHQYLETIREEIGYFVNNNGYYIVLDSNDIVSIFNEFRSNGLYKTNLGSYKIIHIRDLTTGYDSTTADKKSLIAPTPDSQNITIHFENTAILTIRASGTEPKVKWYAEISRDTYEQAKKEIDQLIDEVMPMFMQPNKYNVKRS is encoded by the coding sequence atggaaaatataaaaaatgaacaagTTATGAAATTCCTAGAACTGTggaatatatttaagaaaCCCCAGTATTTAATTGATGAGACaatagaaatattaaaaaagaacgatgaagaagaattaaaatgtttgtttttaaaaagattAAATTTTGGTACAGCTGGATTAAGAGGTAAAATGGGTGTAGGTTTTAATGCAATGAATGTAGTTACTATAATGCAAACAACACAAGGATTATGttcatatttaataaatactTATGGTTTAAatttatgtaaaaataGAGGTATAATTTTTGGATTCGATGGTAGATATCATTCTGAATCCTTTGCTCATGTAGCTGCTTCTGTTTGTTTATCTAAAGGATTTAGAGTGTACTTATTTGCACAAACTGTTGCTACGCCTATATTATGTTATtcaaatttaaaaaagaattgtTTATGTGGTGTTATGGTCACTGCTTCTCACAACCCTAAATTAGATAACGGTTATAAAGTGTATGCATCTAATGGAGCTCAGATAATCCCACCAgtagataaaaatatttcgaattgtatattaaataatttagaGCCTTGGAAAGATgcatatgaatatttaaatgagAATTTCTATTTAAAAGATACATCATTAGTtgaagatatatattttgaaatgTATGATTCTTTTATGGATGATTTAAAACAtgaatttaattttaattgTTATAGAAATTCACGTACAAAACTGGCTATTGTATATTCACCTATGCATGGTATTGGTAGAAAATTTGTACAAGGTATTATGCATGTAGTAggttttaataatttactTACCGTTCCACAACAAGCATTACCTGATTCAGATTTTTCAACAGTATCATTTCCTAATCCAGAAGAAAAAGGAGCATTAGATATGTCTATGGAACTAGCTGATAAGGTATGTAGTCCTATAGTAGTAGCTAATGATCCCGATGCAGATAGATTTGCTTGTGCagaaaaatttaataataaatggAAAGTTTTCTCAGGTGATGAATTAGGAATAATTTTTGCTTATCATTTAATGAaacaatatgaaaaaaaaaacattgATAAATCGAAACATGTTTTTCTATGTACAGTTGTGTGTTCAAGGATGctaaaaaaattatgtgaaaaatatggttataaatatgatgaaaCACTCACAGGATTTAAATGGTTAATAAATAAAGCTATAGAATACaatgaacaaaattataccattttatattgttatgAAGAAGCTTTAGGACATGCTCTAACACGACATGTTAAAGATAAATGTGGTATATCTGCATTAGGCTATTGGATAGAAATTGCAGTATActtatatgaaaataatttaacaTTTCATCAATATTTAGAAACTATTAGAGAAGAAATAGgttattttgtaaataataatggttattatattgtacTTGATTCTAACGATATTGTAAgtatatttaatgaattTAGATCTAACGGTTTATATAAAACTAATTTAGGTTCAtacaaaattatacatattagAGATTTAACAACCGGATATGATTCTACTACTGCAGATAAAAAATCATTAATTGCACCTACACCAGATTCTCAAAATATTACCATACATTTTGAAAATACAGCTATTCTAACTATTAGAGCTAGTGGTACAGAACCCAAAGTAAAATGGTATGCAGAAATCTCTAGAGATACATATGAACAAGCCAAAAAAGAGATAGATCAACTAATAGATGAAGTTATGCCTATGTTTATGCAACCAAATAAGTATAACGTAAAGAGatcataa
- a CDS encoding GMP synthetase, putative: MEGEEYDKILVLNFGSQYFHLIVKRLNNIKIFSETKDYGVELKDIKDMNIKGVILSGGPYSVTESGSPHLKKEVFEYFLEKKIPIFGICYGMQEIAVQMNGEVKKSKTSEYGCTDVNILRNDNINNITYCRNFGDSSSAMDLYSNYKLMNETCCLFENIKSDITTVWMNHNDEVTKIPENFYLVSSSENCLICSIYNKEYNIYGVQYHPEVYESLDGELMFYNFAYNICKCKKQFDPIRYHELELKNIEKYKHDHYVIAAMSGGIDSTVAAAYTHKIFKERFFGIFIDNGLLRKNEAENVYTFLKSTFPDMNITKIDASENFLSNLQGVTDPEQKRKIIGKLFIQEFEKAVNNIDIDINKTFLLQGTLYPDIIESKCSKNLSDTIKTHHNVGGLPKNLKFKLFEPFKYLFKDDVKTLSRELNLPDEITNRHPFPGPGLAIRVIGEINKHKLNILREVDDIFINDLKQYGLYNQISQAFAVLLSSKSVGVRGDARSYDYVCVLRAVKTSSFMTANWYQIPYDILDKITTRILSEVKGVNRILYDVSSKPPATIEFE, from the coding sequence atgGAAGGAGAGGAATATGACAAGATTTTGGTATTGAATTTCGGTTCTCAATACTTTCATTTGATTGTAAAAAGattaaacaatataaaaatatttagtGAAACTAAAGATTATGGTGTTGaattaaaagatattaaggatatgaatataaaaggTGTTATATTATCGGGTGGTCCATATTCAGTAACAGAGTCTGGTTCTCCACATTTAAAGAAAGAAGtatttgaatattttttagaAAAGAAGATTCCAATTTTTGGTATATGTTATGGTATGCAAGAGATAGCAGTCCAGATGAATGGTGAGGTTAAGAAATCTAAGACATCCGAATATGGATGTACTGATGTAAACATATTAagaaatgataatattaataatataacatattgTAGAAATTTTGGTGATAGTTCATCTGCTATGGATTTATATTctaattataaattaatgAATGAGACTTGTTGtttatttgaaaatattaaaagtgACATTACAACAGTTTGGATGAATCATAATGATGAAGTTACAAAAATTCCagaaaatttttatttagtTAGTTCAAGTGAAAATTGTTTAATATgttctatatataataaagaatataatatatatggtGTTCAATATCATCCAGAGGTGTATGAATCATTAGATGGAGAATTAATGTTTTATAACTTTgcttataatatatgtaaatgtAAAAAACAATTTGATCCAATACGTTATCATGAAttagaattaaaaaatattgagaaatataaacatGATCATTATGTTATAGCAGCTATGTCTGGGGGTATAGATAGTACTGTTGCTGCTGCATATACacataaaatttttaaagaaCGATTTTTTGGTATTTTCATAGATAATGGattattaagaaaaaatgaagcGGAAAATGTATATACCTTTTTAAAATCTACATTTCCTGATATgaatataacaaaaattGATGCTTCTGAAAATTTCTTATCAAATCTACAAGGAGTTACAGATCCAGAacaaaaaaggaaaattatagggaaattatttattcaaGAATTCGAAAAGGCagtaaataatattgatatagatataaacaaaacatttttattacaagGTACTCTATATCCAGATATTATTGAAAGTAAGTGTTCAAAAAATTTATCTGATACTATTAAAACTCATCATAATGTAGGAGGTTTACCAAAAAATTTAAAGTTTAAATTGTTTGAACCtttcaaatatttatttaaagatGATGTTAAAACATTATCTAGAGAATTAAATTTACCAGACGAAATTACTAATAGACATCCTTTCCCAGGACCTGGATTAGCAATTAGAGTTATTGgagaaataaataaacacaaattaaatatattaagagAAGTTgatgatatttttataaacgATTTAAAACAATATGGATTATATAATCAAATCAGTCAAGCTTTTGCTGTACTTTTATCATCAAAATCTGTAGGTGTAAGAGGTGATGCAAGATCATATGATTATGTTTGTGTTCTTAGAGCTGTCAAAACATCATCTTTTATGACAGCAAATTGGTATCAAATACCTTATGATATTCTTGATAAAATAACTACTAGAATATTGAGTGAAGTAAAGGGCGTCAAcagaatattatatgatgtATCATCAAAACCACCAGCAACAATTGAATTCGAATGA